A DNA window from Trichomycterus rosablanca isolate fTriRos1 chromosome 11, fTriRos1.hap1, whole genome shotgun sequence contains the following coding sequences:
- the dner gene encoding delta and Notch-like epidermal growth factor-related receptor, with amino-acid sequence METASVVLQEEMESLCVMELLALVLPLLFFLTQTTSLDLCEGSPCLNGGVCEHVEDGYTCTCTTEYTGANCQYLVDLCASDPCLHGNCTRDGAGFVCTCSDGYTGERCDRPASTFDLDEAGWDLAATPATTTQPSQPITELSDTQATPTLQPWQPQPGQKAEMIQWEELQISDGSECVSIAGTESAGMMTVTMEIPEGTAVKLVLNASGAAALWRVGVLGFDQCSVSDGSVVWFQQDFNGLVISDQLLPLGQNYFITVMHVGAPSGLEVTLRLQLTVKSSVCLEAGTSFTDPQCTGKGECITQPTLSMFYCQCEVGYSGAFCEEFDACLSNPCENNGTCSDITQRHEGHNYTCTCPPGFEGERCEFQLNYCASEPCKNGATCTNTPDGPQCTCTEGYRGSVCEVMIDPCVSGPCHNNGTCYLQAGGRGFSCACPPGFTGHTCAQLVDFCSLNPCAHGVCRNVGTSYRCLCVPGYHGLYCEEEYNECLSAPCLNFATCRDLINAYECVCTPAYTGRHCEIYKDPCVKQQCLNGGHCEKGRGNATCVCPPGYTGETCEVDINECESNPCHHGGTCTDQSNGFTCHCPPGWVGGACEIHLQWKASRVVDSLPSVPRHSLYIIIGALCVAFILMLIILIVGICRISRIEYQASSRHAYQEFYNCRSIDSDFSSAIANIRHARFGKKSRPAMYDATPIHYEDYSADDKPLVTLIKTKDL; translated from the exons ATGGAAACCGCCTCCGTAGTGCTCCAGGAGGAGATGGAGAGCCTG TGTGTGATGGAGCTGCTTGCACTCGTCCTTCCTCTTCTTTTCTTCCTCACACAGACGACCTCTTTGGACCTGTGCGAGGGGTCACCATGTTTAAATGGAGGAGTATGTGAACATGTGGAGGATGGATACACCTGTACCTGCACCACTGAATACACTGGGGCAAACTGCCAG TACTTAGTCGACCTCTGCGCCTCTGACCCCTGTCTCCATGGTAACTGCACACGTGATGGTGCGGGGTTCGTCTGTACCTGCAGTGATGGGTACACAGGGGAAAGGTGCGACCGACCAGCTTCAACATTTGACCTGGACGAGGCCGGCTGGGACTTGGCGGCTACCCCGGCTACCACCACTCAGCCATCTCAGCCAATCACAGAGCTCAGCGACACACAGGCCACGCCTACATTGCAGCCATGGCAACCACAGCCTGGACAGAAAGCGGAGATGATTCAATGGGAGGaactacag atcTCTGATGGATCGGAGTGTGTGAGCATTGCAGGAACTGAATCTGCTGGTATGATGACGGTTACCATGGAGATCCCTGAAGGAACTGCAGTAAA GTTGGTACTGAACGCTAGCGGTGCTGCAGCGCTGTGGCGTGTTGGTGTTCTCGGATTTGATCAGTGTTCAGTATCAGACGGATCAGTGGTTTGGTTTCAACAGGACTTTAACGGCCTTGTCATCTCTGATCAATTATTGCCGCTTGGACAGAACTACTTTATCA ctGTGATGCATGTTGGCGCCCCCTCTGGACTGGAGGTCACTCTGCGACTGCAGCTCACTGTAAAGTCTAGCGTTTGTTTGGAGGCAGGCACCAGCTTCACTGACCCACAATGCACTGGGAAAGGAGAGTGCATTACACAACCTACTTTG agcATGTTTTATTGCCAGTGTGAGGTTGGTTACTCGGGAGCATTTTGTGAGGAATTTGACGCTTGTTTGTCAAATCCTTGTGAGAACAATGGAACCTGCAGTGACATCACACAGAGACATGAAGGACACAACTACACCTGTACCTGCCCAccag gatttgAAGGTGAGCGCTGTGAGTTTCAGTTAAATTACTGCGCTTCAGAGCCCTGCAAGAATGGAGCGACCTGCACCAACACACCAGACGGCCCACAATGCACCTGCACAGAAG GGTACCGTGGCAGTGTGTGTGAGGTGATGATCGACCCCTGTGTGTCCGGTCCGTGTCACAATAACGGGACCTGTTACCTGCAGGCCGGTGGGCGGGGCTTCAGCTGTGCCTGTCCTCCTGGATTTACTGGACACACCTGTGCTCAGCTTGTCGATTTCTGCTCGCTTAACCCGTGTGCACATGGGGTGTGTCGTAATGTTGGAACCAGCTATAGGTGTCTGTGTGTACCAG GTTATCACGGGCTATACTGTGAGGAGGAGTATAACGAGTGTCTCTCCGCTCCCTGTTTAAATTTTGCCACCTGTCGAGATCTCATCAATGCTTACGAGTGTGTGTGCACCCCCGCATACACAG ggagaCACTGTGAGATCTATAAGGATCCGTGTGTGAAGCAGCAGTGTCTGAATGGTGGGCATTGTGAGAAGGGGCGGGGTAATGCCACCTGTGTATGTCCACCTGGCTATACAG GTGAAACCTGTGAGGTCGACATTAATGAGTGTGAGAGTAACCCCTGTCACCATGGCGGGACCTGCACTGACCAATCAAACGGCTTTACCTGTCACTGCCCACCTGGCTGGGTGGGTGGAGCCTGTGAGATCC ATCTGCAGTGGAAGGCGTCTCGGGTGGTGGATTCTCTTCCTAGCGTTCCCCGTCACTCTCTCTACATCATCATCGGTGCTCTGTGTGTAGCCTTCATCCTCATGCTCATCATCCTCATCGTGGGAATCTGCCGCATCAGCCGTATCGAGTACCAGGCTTCGTCTCGCCATGCCTACCAAGAGTTTTATAACTGCCGCAGTATCGACAGTGACTTCAGCAGTGCCATCGCCAACATACGGCATGCCCG atttgggAAGAAGTCTCGCCCTGCCATGTACGATGCCACGCCCATCCACTATGAAGATTACAGTGCCGATGACAAACCGCTTGTTACACTTATCAAAACTAAagatctgtaa